A single window of Anaerolineae bacterium DNA harbors:
- a CDS encoding adenylosuccinate synthase: MPATLIVGAQWGDEGKGKITDLLAQKADFVARYNGGDNAGHTVVFKGQTFRLHHIPSGILYPGVICILGNGMVINPERLCQELDELASRGVDVSPSRLKISGRAHLVLPFHIALDKAEEVTRGKGAIGTTFRGIGPAYSEKFARRGIRIADMLEEDFAEKVERAAERANRLLKDLYDSEPLDPHSIAQKQLEYARRLTPYIEDVSWVINEALKEGKKVLCEGAQGTFLDIDHGTYPFVTSSHPVAGGAMVGLGFGPKWVEKVIGVTKAYTTRVGGGPFPTELTDEIGEHLAEIGREYGTTTGRRRRTGWLDMVALRYAIMVNGITELAVTKLDVLTGIDPIRVCVAYRFQGIETQRFPLSTAGLFHCEPVYAEMPGWKEDISEAKSFEELPAQARDYILFVEKLAQVPVRIISVGPEREQVIIRMNV; the protein is encoded by the coding sequence ATGCCCGCCACCCTGATTGTAGGAGCCCAATGGGGGGATGAAGGAAAAGGCAAGATAACGGATCTGCTGGCCCAAAAAGCCGATTTCGTGGCCCGCTACAATGGAGGCGATAACGCTGGCCATACCGTTGTCTTTAAAGGCCAGACTTTCCGCCTCCACCACATCCCATCAGGCATCCTCTACCCCGGTGTTATCTGCATCCTGGGAAACGGTATGGTGATAAACCCCGAACGCCTCTGCCAGGAACTGGATGAGCTAGCTTCAAGAGGGGTTGATGTCTCTCCTTCTCGCCTCAAGATAAGCGGACGTGCCCACCTGGTCCTGCCCTTCCATATCGCCCTGGATAAAGCTGAAGAGGTTACACGGGGCAAAGGAGCCATAGGAACTACCTTCAGAGGAATAGGCCCCGCCTACTCCGAAAAGTTCGCTCGCCGAGGAATCCGAATTGCTGATATGCTGGAGGAGGATTTCGCAGAAAAGGTGGAAAGGGCCGCAGAAAGGGCCAATCGCCTCCTTAAAGACCTTTACGACTCCGAACCCTTGGACCCTCATTCTATAGCCCAGAAGCAACTGGAATACGCTCGCCGGCTTACCCCTTACATTGAGGATGTTTCCTGGGTGATAAACGAGGCTTTAAAGGAGGGCAAAAAGGTGCTCTGCGAGGGGGCTCAGGGGACTTTCCTGGACATAGACCACGGCACATATCCCTTCGTCACCAGTTCTCATCCTGTAGCCGGTGGAGCAATGGTGGGGCTTGGGTTCGGGCCTAAATGGGTGGAAAAGGTCATCGGAGTCACTAAAGCATACACCACCAGAGTGGGAGGCGGCCCCTTCCCCACCGAGCTCACCGATGAAATCGGGGAACACCTGGCCGAAATTGGCCGGGAATATGGGACCACCACTGGCCGCCGGCGCCGCACAGGGTGGCTTGATATGGTCGCTCTCCGGTATGCTATCATGGTCAACGGGATCACAGAACTGGCAGTAACTAAGCTGGATGTCCTCACAGGCATCGACCCCATCAGGGTTTGTGTAGCTTACAGATTCCAAGGGATAGAAACCCAACGGTTCCCCCTTTCTACTGCAGGCCTTTTCCATTGTGAGCCCGTTTACGCCGAAATGCCCGGATGGAAAGAGGATATATCTGAGGCCAAAAGCTTTGAGGAGCTTCCAGCTCAGGCCCGGGATTATATACTATTTGTGGAAAAGTTAGCCCAGGTGCCCGTTAGGATTATCTCGGTGGGCCCCGAAAGGGAACAGGTTATAATCCGTATGAACGTATGA
- the sfsA gene encoding DNA/RNA nuclease SfsA — MDFPPLIGGVFIKRENRFRVKVEVGGEVFTAHLPNSGRLEELLSPGRAVFVSREAGKERKTPFDLKIVKVGEILVSVDARLPRFIFQEAIEKGRLPDFHGYRVIRGEPRYRGGRFDVLLEGPGGQCLVETKSVTLVKEGVALFPDAPTERGRRHLLELKEALGEGIRAAVVFIIQRQDAFAFSPNFTADPAFVRAFREAVKAGVEALAYTCSVTERRIEIKGEVPVIDLD; from the coding sequence ATGGATTTCCCTCCCCTCATCGGGGGCGTATTTATCAAAAGAGAGAACAGGTTCAGAGTGAAGGTGGAGGTGGGAGGGGAAGTTTTTACTGCTCACCTTCCCAATTCTGGCCGCCTTGAGGAGCTTCTGAGCCCTGGAAGAGCGGTTTTTGTGAGCAGAGAAGCAGGAAAGGAGCGTAAAACCCCTTTTGACCTGAAAATCGTGAAAGTGGGGGAAATTCTGGTTTCAGTGGATGCTAGGCTCCCCCGCTTTATATTTCAGGAAGCGATCGAAAAGGGCCGTTTGCCAGATTTCCATGGCTACAGGGTTATCAGAGGGGAGCCCAGATACAGAGGCGGGAGGTTTGACGTCCTTCTGGAGGGGCCTGGTGGCCAATGCCTTGTGGAAACCAAATCCGTTACCTTAGTGAAAGAAGGAGTAGCCCTTTTCCCTGACGCTCCTACCGAGCGCGGAAGGCGTCACCTTCTGGAACTCAAAGAAGCCCTGGGGGAAGGAATCAGGGCAGCGGTGGTATTCATAATTCAAAGGCAGGACGCCTTTGCCTTTTCCCCTAATTTTACAGCTGATCCGGCCTTTGTCCGGGCATTCCGGGAAGCGGTGAAGGCCGGAGTGGAAGCTCTGGCTTACACCTGTTCAGTGACGGAAAGGAGAATAGAAATCAAAGGTGAAGTTCCTGTCATAGACCTGGATTGA
- a CDS encoding DUF47 family protein, whose amino-acid sequence MKFLDIFRPKEDRFLRLLIEQAAKTLEGLQCLKEYMREPSYQKAQRVIQAEREADEIRRILVDELNRTFVTPIDREDIFALSRAIDDVIDYAYTTVDEMEILGVKPNHYLQKMVALLEEAASELYLAVLRLEKHPNIASDHAIRAKTLENQMESIYREAIAELFKGPIDSEHLAYILKLRELYRHLSNAADRGDEAANIISNIVVKLR is encoded by the coding sequence TTGAAGTTTCTGGACATTTTCAGGCCGAAGGAGGATAGATTTCTCAGGTTGCTTATAGAGCAGGCAGCTAAGACCCTTGAAGGTCTTCAGTGCCTTAAAGAATACATGAGGGAGCCCAGTTACCAGAAAGCGCAGCGGGTAATCCAGGCTGAAAGAGAGGCCGATGAGATAAGGCGCATCCTTGTGGATGAACTCAACCGCACCTTCGTTACCCCCATTGACCGTGAGGACATCTTCGCCCTATCCAGGGCTATAGACGATGTAATTGACTATGCTTACACCACCGTGGACGAAATGGAAATCCTGGGCGTTAAACCGAACCATTACCTGCAGAAGATGGTAGCCCTTCTGGAAGAAGCTGCCAGCGAACTTTATTTAGCCGTTCTGAGGCTGGAGAAACACCCTAACATAGCCAGCGACCACGCCATAAGAGCCAAAACTTTGGAGAACCAGATGGAGAGCATCTATCGCGAAGCTATAGCCGAGCTTTTCAAAGGTCCAATAGATTCTGAACACCTGGCCTACATCCTCAAGCTTAGAGAACTCTACCGCCACCTTTCCAATGCCGCCGACCGGGGAGACGAGGCGGCCAATATAATAAGCAACATAGTAGTAAAATTGCGCTGA
- a CDS encoding DUF3786 domain-containing protein has protein sequence MSAGIKARTREESYKPAMDKARREIAQVDPWETAFKAAVDYLEIDLRKGEWSVPFWGKRYRVTYPEGIVIEEDTGKSPSIVVSLLILHYLLTAEGVRPADHWVSFREFPGGQGYWPVFQARTALKLAKAFGKDKEAFEKAAMALGGERLSFGDSSFLFRMFPRLWVAVVLNLADEEFGPSVQILFDATAGKYLPTEDLVVLGEMLTHGLLKQAGKK, from the coding sequence ATGTCTGCCGGCATCAAAGCTCGCACCCGTGAAGAGAGCTACAAACCTGCTATGGACAAAGCTCGCAGGGAAATAGCTCAGGTGGATCCCTGGGAGACAGCCTTCAAAGCCGCCGTTGATTACCTTGAAATAGACCTCAGAAAAGGAGAATGGTCGGTCCCTTTCTGGGGCAAGAGATATCGGGTAACCTATCCTGAGGGAATTGTTATAGAAGAGGACACCGGGAAAAGCCCCTCTATAGTAGTTAGCCTCCTTATTCTCCATTATCTCCTCACGGCGGAGGGGGTTCGTCCGGCCGATCACTGGGTTTCCTTCAGGGAGTTCCCCGGTGGGCAGGGCTATTGGCCTGTCTTCCAGGCCCGCACCGCTTTGAAACTGGCCAAAGCTTTTGGAAAAGATAAAGAAGCTTTTGAAAAAGCGGCTATGGCCCTTGGAGGGGAGAGGCTCTCCTTTGGTGATTCCTCTTTCCTCTTCCGGATGTTCCCCAGGCTGTGGGTGGCTGTGGTCCTCAACTTGGCCGATGAAGAGTTCGGCCCTTCGGTCCAGATCCTCTTTGATGCTACTGCTGGAAAGTATCTCCCCACTGAGGACCTGGTGGTTTTGGGGGAGATGCTCACCCATGGCCTTTTGAAACAGGCTGGCAAAAAGTAA